A window of the Mauremys reevesii isolate NIE-2019 linkage group 26, ASM1616193v1, whole genome shotgun sequence genome harbors these coding sequences:
- the LRG1 gene encoding leucine-rich alpha-2-glycoprotein produces the protein MGQLGIAVLAALMSSLPCWLGAPCPPVPTPSNITQFVCTSPSLSSFPTGFPKETLMISVEFTNLSSIGPDALQQLPKLRELHLSSNQLRSLPGSLFRDLPALRVLDLTNNLLEDLPPEIVDSYSPLQHLVLKGNRLAALEPAWFQTLGELEWLDVSNNRLQALPPNCFQNLSSLKILDLSNNQLDRLAPELLAGLPSLERLNLEGNRLHSIVEHTFDLVPRLSHLFLQHNHLSSLPGQLFRALGQLGHLDLSNNSLSSLAPCFSEQNLTLELDLSGNPWACDCAMLSFMQWVTGRSVGLYTPQHTLCETPENLKGQTVAAATKDKLTASCSAAPAERPSPCGLPRGQAS, from the coding sequence ATGGGCCAATTGGGGATCGCCGTGCTGGCTGCACTCATGTCCTCCCTTCCttgctggctgggcgccccctgccCACCCGTGCCCACCCCCAGCAACATCACACAATTCGTCTGCACCTCCCCGTCCCTCAGCAGCTTCCCCACCGGCTTCCCCAAGGAGACGCTGATGATCTCCGTGGAGTTCACCAACCTCTCCAGCATCGGCCCCgatgccctgcagcagctccccaagCTCCGAGAGCTGCACCTCTCCAGCAATCAGCTGAGGAGCCTCCCCGGCAGCCTCTTCCGGGATCTGCCAGCGCTGCGGGTCTTGGATCTCACCAACAACCTCCTGGAAGATCTGCCCCCAGAGATCGTCGACTCCTACAgccctctgcagcacctggttCTGAAGGGGAACAGGCTGGCGGCCTTGGAGCCAGCGTGGTTCCAGACGCTGGGGGAGCTGGAGTGGTTAGATGTGTCCAATAACCGGCTGCAGGCCCTGCCTCCAAACTGCTTCCAGAACCTGAGCAGCCTGAAAATCCTTGACCTGTCCAATAACCAGCTGGACAGGCTGGCCCCGGAGCTGCTGGCCGGCCTGCCCAGCCTGGAGAGGTTAAACCTGGAAGGCAACCGGCTCCACTCCATTGTCGAGCACACCTTCGACCTGGTGCCACGCCTCAGTCACCTCTTCCTCCAGCACAACCACCTGAGCTCGCTGCCTGGGCAGCTTTTCCGGGCGCTGGGCCAGCTGGGCCACCTGGATCTCTCCAACAACAGCCTGAGCTCGCTGGCCCCCTGCTTCTCGGAGCAGAACCTGACGCTGGAGCTGGATCTGTCCGGGAACCCGTGGGCGTGTGACTGCGCCATGCTCTCCTTCATGCAGTGGGTGACGGGCCGCTCAGTCGGCCTGTACACCCCACAGCACACCCTCTGCGAGACCCCCGAGAACCTCAAGGGCCAGACGGTAGCAGCCGCGACCAAGGACAAGCTCACGGCTTCCTGTTCAGCTGCACCAGCAGAGCGCCCGAGCCCCTGCGGCCTCCCTCGGGGCCAGGCTTCCTAA